CACGCACGTCGGCTCCACTGGGGAGATCGGGCATTTCGTCCTGCTCGCGGAATCGGCCATCGGTGCCGGCATCCGGCGCGTCGAGGGCCTCGTGTCCGAAGCGGCTGACCGCTACGATAGCAAGCTGCGAGAGACGATCGAGGAGGTGGGCTCGACGTTGTCGACAACACCGGAGCAACTTCCCGATGCCGTCGCCCGCTTGACGCAGCGCCAGCGCGACTTGGAACACAGACTTGCTGCGCTGAGCACGCGGTTGGCGGCCGGAAAAGCCGCAGAACATATCGCAGACGCAAAGGAAGCGGACGGCATCGCCTACCTCACGGTTCGCTCAAGCGGCGATGACGGCGTGGGTCCGCGCGAACTCGCAGACTCGATCCGGGCCAGCTGGCCAAGCGGCGTGCTCGCCGTAGGCGGCGCCGCCGACAGCAACGCCTCGCTGATCGTCACGGTCAGCCCCGACCTCGTGAAAAAAGGCGTCTCGGCTAAGGTCCTGCTCGCGGCCATCATCGGCTTCGTCGACGGCAAGGGTGGCGGTTCACCGGCGATCGCGCAAGGCGCGGGCAAGAATCCGGCGGGTCTGGATGCCGCGCTAGCCGCACTGCCGGACGCGATCAGAAAGTCCCGTGGGAAGACCTAAGCGGGACCTTATGGTCCTGCTGGTGCTGATGCTCTTACCGGCACTTGCCGCGGCAGCGCCCCTGACGCCGGCGCTCGCGCTCGCGAGCTATCAGGCCGCGATGTCGAACCTGCGAAAGCCCCAGAACGTGGTTTTCGAATACGTGCAAACGCGCAGCGGTCCGCATCGCATCATCACCGAGATCCATCGCGTATACCGCGATCAATCAGGCGACGAGCGCAACGAGACGATTTCGGTCAACGGCTCAAAGGTCGCTCCGCCGATAACGCACACCTATCATGCCCGGCCGTGGCCGTACGACGCCGACAAGTTCGCCGCCATGCCCGGCGAGTACGATCTCACCCCCAACGGCAGGGGCCTCGTGTCGGGGAAATCCGTTTACGCATACATCGCAAAGCGGCGCGCGCCGGCGAGCTTCTCGATCGAAGCGCTGTATCTCGCGGTCGAGAGCGGTCTGCCCGTGCGCGCGCGCTTTGCGGTGAGGGGCCCGACCTGCAGCGGTCATGGGTCCATCGATTTCGGCGCATTCGGGTCGTACTGGCTGCCGGTGAGCGTGGCCGTCGGATGCGGCTCGCTTCAAGCCGCTGCGTTGACGGGGACGCCTGAGCCGACGCAATATCGCGAAACGCTCAAGTTCAGCAACTACAGTTTCCCAGCCCTGATGCCCCAAGAGATATTCAACCCGTGAACCGCTGGACCGGGCTGATCTACGTCGCGGCGGTTTTTGTTTTCGCGCTTGCCGCATATCTGGCGTCGTCGGGCGGGGCGGACACGCTCTACAACAACTACGTGCGTCTCGCGGACGCGTGGCTGCACGGCCGCGTTTGGGTGAACTACGCCGGGCCCGGCATCGATGCACTGCGCTACCAAGGTCATCTCTACATCATCGAAGCGCCGCTGCCCGCGCTTCTCGTGTTGCCGCTGGTCGCCATATTCGGACTCGGCGCAAACCAGGCGCTCGTGTGCGTGTTTTGCGGCGCGGCCGCGGTCGCCGCGGCGTACGTGATGCTCGGAAGGCTGGGCGTCTCGCAATCCGTGCATGTCTGGGTGTTGGCGTTCTTCGCGTTCGGCACCGGCCTGTGGTGGTGCACCGCATTCGGCGCGGTGTGGATGTTCGCGCACGTCGCGGGCGTGATGTTCGCGATGTTCGGCCTGGTCGAGTGGTACGGAAAACGCAGAGCATGGCTGCTCGGGCTGCTGTTATCGTGCATGGCGCTGTGCCGTTTCCCCATGGCGATCGCGGCCCTGCCGTTCCTGGCATGGCTGCTCCAGGAGACGCCGTCGCGCGAGCGCTTGCGCGTGCTGGCGGGAGCCGTAGCCGGTGCGCTGCCGCTCTTCGCGCTCTATGTGGTCTACAACGAACTGCGCTGGCACACCGCGTTCGACATCGGCTACACGAATTGGTACCATTTAGACCCAGCCGGACATCCGACCGGGAGTCCGTTCGGCGTGCAGTACCTGCCGCTGAATCTGTATAGCTTCTTCTTGCTGGCGCCGGCGTACGCGCAACATTTCCCGTGGTTCGTCCCCACCGGGATCGGCGTCGCGCTGACTTTCACGAGTCCAGGCATGGCTTTGGCCTTCTTCGCGCCGCTACGCAACCGCGAAGCCATCTGGTTGTGGGTCGCCGTGCTGCTCACGTGGCTACCCTCACTGCTTTACTACGTGAACGGCGCCGAACAATTCGGCATGCGCCACAGCCTGGATTTCCTGCCGTTTCTGCTGCCCCTGGTCGCGCGAGGCCTCGAACATCGGCCCTCCGTCTTCGCGTACTCCCTGATCGTGCTGTCGATCGCCGTCAATGCCTGGGGTCTGTGGTACTCGTGGGCGTTTCACGGTTTCACGGTGGTGCCGCGCCGGTGAAAGAGCCGGCGTTCTCAACGCGCAGCGCCATCGTCTTCGCGGCGGCGTTCCTGGGATATTTCCTGCTATCGCGCAACGATCACACCGCGTACAACAATTTCGTGCTGCTCGCCGATGCCTGGCTGCACGGGCACGTGTGGATCGCCAAACCGGAATCGTGGATCGATGCGCTGCCGTATAACGGGCACTGGTACATCATCAATGTGCCGATCCCGGCCGTGCTGCTGCTGCCGCTCGTCGCCGTCTACGGCGCGAACGCGAATCAGACGATCGTCAGCGTGCTGTGCGGCGCCATCGCGGTGGCCGCGGCCGACGTGACGTTCGGGCGGATGGGAGTGAGCGCGTTCTGGCGCGGTCGCCTGACGCTGTTCTTCGCCTTGGGAACCGTGTTGTGGTGGTGCGCGGCGAACGGCGCCGTTTGGATGTACGCGCATGTGGTCGCCGTCATGTTCGCGATGCTGGCGCTCGCCGAATGGTACGGCCGGCGCAGGCCGTGGCTTCTCGGGATTCTGCTCGCATGCGCCGTCTACTCGCGTTTCCCGATGGTGCTTGCGGTGCCGCCGCTGCTCGTGTGGCTGTGGTTGTCCGCGCCGGCGGAGCGCCGCTGGCGCGACCTCGCCTCATTCGCCTACGGTTTCGTCCCGTTCGTGGCGGCGTCGCTGGGCTACAATTATCTGCGCTACGGCTCGGTGATGGACGTCGGCTACACTCTGTTCTACCACATGGATGCGGTGGGCGGCGGCGGCAAGCAGTACTGCACGTCGTGCACGTACACCGGGTCGCCGACCGGCAGTCCGTTCGCGCTGCAGTTCCTCGCGAAGAATCTCTACAGCTTTTTCATGCTGCCCCCGCAGCTCATCGATCAAGCCCCGTATTTCCAACTGACCGGCCAGGGCGTCGCGCTCACCTTCACGAGCCCTTTGCTCTTCCTGGCGCTGGCCGCGCCGGTGCGAAAGATCGAATCGATCGTGATGTGGGCCGCGGCGTTGCTGGTCGCGGTGCCCTCGCTCCTCTATTACTTGAACGGCTGCGAGCAATTCGGCATGCGTCACAGCCTGGACTTCACGCCGTTCTTGATGGTGCTGCTCGCCCGCGGCGTCGAGCGCGTGCCGCTGCTCCTCTCGCTCGTGCTGTTGGCATACTCGCTGGCTGCCAATCTGTTCGGCATGATCCATCCGTTCACGCCGGTCCCCTGCGGCTAAGGCTTAAGATTGTGTTAAGCACGAGCGAACAGAGGGGGCGTGCGCCTGGTTCAGCGAACGCGTGCGAGTAGATGACCGACCAGCGGGCCGCGCCATCGGCCAAGATCCTCGTCGTCGACGACGAGGCGACGATACTCCAGACGCTGCGCTTCAATCTCGAAAAAAACGGCTATGCTGTGTGCACCGCCGGTGACGGGCGGAAGGCGTTGAGCGTTGCTGAATTGGAGAAGCCGGACCTGATCGTCTTGGACATCATGCTGCCGGAGCTTGACGGCATCGAGGTCTGCCGCGAGATCCGCAAACGCTCGAGCGCGCCCGTGCTCATGCTCACCGCCAAAGATCAAGAGATCGACAAGGTGCTCGCGCTCGAGATCGGCGCGGACGACTACATCACCAAGCCGTTTTCGATCTACGAGCTGTTGGCGCGCATCAAGGCGCATCTGCGCCGGATGCAAGCGACGCAGCAGCCTTCGGAGACCGCAGTGCTGCGCGGCGGCGAGGTCGAGCTCGACGCCGGCCGTCACCGCGTGACCAAACGCGGGCAAGCGGTCGAACTCGCTCCCAAAGAGTTCCGCCTGCTTCAAGTGCTGCTCGAGAACAAGGGCCGCGTCGTGACCCGGCAAGCGATGCTCGATCGCGTCTGGGGATTTGATTTCTACGGTGATCTGCAGACCGTCAACGTGCACATCCGCTGGCTGCGCGAAAAAATAGAGGACGACCCGAGCTCCCCGAAGCACATCCAAACCGTGCGCAGTCGCGGTTATCTCTTCAGGGAGTAGGCGCCGCTCTTACCGAGATCATGTCATTCCTCTTTGATCCGTTTCGCCGGAGCCGAGCCGAACAAACGGCTTCGCCGGTGAACCCTCCCGCCTCCGAAGCCGAGTTACTTGCGAACGCGCTCGCCGATCGCTTCGACGCGCTGGTGGAGGCGCTTCCGGTGGGCGTCATCGTGGTCGGCGCCAAGGGGCAAGTGCGGGTCTTCAATCAGGCTGCCGCTGAGATTTTCGGCGTCGCCCGCGAGCGCGCGCTCGCGCGCTCGCTCATCGAGAGCGTGCGCAGCTTCGAACTCGATCGCCGTTTGACGGCAGCTTTGCGCGACGGGACGGAACAGACCGCGGAACTCGAGTACGTGGCAGGCGTGGAACGTCGGATGGAGGTGACGACGCGCCCGCTGCGCAGCCCGAACGGACCGCGCGAGGCGGTCGCGGTCATCACCGACATCACCCGTGTCCGCGAACTGGAAGCGATCCGCCGAGATTTCGTGTCCAATGTCTCGCACGAGCTGCGCACTCCGCTGACCTCGGTGAAGATCATCGTCGAAACGCTGCAGGCCGGGGTCAACGCGGGTGTGCAGAAGGAATTTCTCGCGAACATCGCGCGCGAGACGGATCGCATGATCGCGCTGGTCGAGGATCTGCTGCGACTCGCCAAAATAGAAAGCGGCGCGATCGAGCGGCCTTTCGAGGCGGTGGACTTGGCCGAGCTGTGCCGCGAAGTCGTCGACATGCAAGCGCCGCGAGCTCTTGCTCTCAACGTCGACCTGCGCCTGATCGCGCCGCCGAATCCCGTCATCGTTTCGGGCGACCGAGACAAACTCGTCCAAGTCGTCGTCAACCTGCTCGACAACGCGTTGCGCATCGTGCCCAGCGGCGGCAAGATCGAGGTGGCGATCCACGGCGAGCCTCAATACGCGGAGCTCACCGTCGAAGACAATGGGCCCGGTATCCCGTCCGCGGCCCTGCCGCACATCTTCGAGCGGTTCTACGTCGTCGAGCGCTCGCGCTCGCGCGTCTCCGCGGGCACGGGTCTCGGCCTTGCGATCGTGAAACACATCATGGAGCAACATGGGGGCTCCGTCACAGCGGAGAGCGAGCTCGGAGTCGGCACGACCTTCCGCTGCCGCTTCAGGAAATCTTAACCGGTCGTAAGGCGTTGCCCAGAATGGTTTACAAACGGGCCGCACAGGCCTATAATTGTAGCGTTGTGAGCCAGCCTCGGAGTATGTAGCGTTCCGAGCGGAGCTCGGAAGAAGAGAGGTACCTTTTTCATTGGGTCGCGAAAGTTTTCATAGGATCCTCGATGAGACGCAGCAAGACGTGCTGCGTCTGGGCAGCCTCGTCGAAGAGGCCATCGCCCGAGCCGTCGATGCGTTGACGCGTT
This genomic stretch from Candidatus Tumulicola sp. harbors:
- a CDS encoding response regulator transcription factor; its protein translation is MTDQRAAPSAKILVVDDEATILQTLRFNLEKNGYAVCTAGDGRKALSVAELEKPDLIVLDIMLPELDGIEVCREIRKRSSAPVLMLTAKDQEIDKVLALEIGADDYITKPFSIYELLARIKAHLRRMQATQQPSETAVLRGGEVELDAGRHRVTKRGQAVELAPKEFRLLQVLLENKGRVVTRQAMLDRVWGFDFYGDLQTVNVHIRWLREKIEDDPSSPKHIQTVRSRGYLFRE
- a CDS encoding ATP-binding protein produces the protein MSFLFDPFRRSRAEQTASPVNPPASEAELLANALADRFDALVEALPVGVIVVGAKGQVRVFNQAAAEIFGVARERALARSLIESVRSFELDRRLTAALRDGTEQTAELEYVAGVERRMEVTTRPLRSPNGPREAVAVITDITRVRELEAIRRDFVSNVSHELRTPLTSVKIIVETLQAGVNAGVQKEFLANIARETDRMIALVEDLLRLAKIESGAIERPFEAVDLAELCREVVDMQAPRALALNVDLRLIAPPNPVIVSGDRDKLVQVVVNLLDNALRIVPSGGKIEVAIHGEPQYAELTVEDNGPGIPSAALPHIFERFYVVERSRSRVSAGTGLGLAIVKHIMEQHGGSVTAESELGVGTTFRCRFRKS